A region of the Melospiza melodia melodia isolate bMelMel2 chromosome 14, bMelMel2.pri, whole genome shotgun sequence genome:
CTCATCAAGAAATCTTGGGATTCAGGAAAAGCAATGAAAAGAGCATTCTCAATGTCTTTTTAAAAAAGTTCTTCTTTGTCAGAGCCTGAGTGGGAGACTAAGGAttccaggcagctcttcaaagTGCAGTTTATTTTATCCCAGATGTTACGACAGTCCAGGGTCATAGCCATCAGAGCCTGGGCCTACATCTTTCGGCTCCAGCTGCAGACATGTCTGAAGACCCTTTAATTTTGGTTCCAATGCTTTATATCATTTtatttgctgagcatcttaatacataaGAACAAATTtgtaccttaacttttacctgtAGCCCATCATAACTACTACAATTACCATACTCATGTTACTAATCTCCAATCACTTAATGTTAATCTGTCACAGTTTAatctagaagttgtttttcagtttttttgctgTGCAAAATTCTGAGTCCTTTTTTCCATTTGCGACATTGGCATGTTTGTTTGCCTGTGGTATTttttgcttggtaaaaacatcttttgTTGGAGGTGTGTTTATCCTTTGCTCTTAGCCATAAAACCCCATTCAGAcgaacacaccctttgcctccttggttatccagtaagactggcttagcaattcttttcttctgtatcaaaacttgTTTTCATTTGTATTCATTCTTCAGAGTCTACTATCAAAAATCTTTCTACCAAGCACACagatctgtgagactttcttgtcaaatttGCATCCTTCCCAACACTTCTTGACTCCACCATCCGATAACCGTGTTTCAATATTTGTGGATTTTTCCTTCAATGCATTCATTGACAAGGTACGTGTGTCTGTTACatgttacagctctgttcagtTCTATAGTCCACTCTTAACACTGTTTGTGCTGCCGTATTTCCAAGGCAATCCCATGTGAACACAACATCCAAGCCCTTCTTTAAGCCAAAGTAAGGTTTTGTTGTAAACTTTGTGGCCCTGCTGTGAGCTAGATAATGAAGATGAGACTGCTGTTGTCAAAGGGTCCAAATCACCTCCTTTCCTACCGAGCTGGAACTGCCTGTGTTGCAATGGCTGGGTGGGAGCAACTGCTTCAGGAGGCAGCATTATTGAAGCATGTGCAGACATTCAATGTATGAATGCAAAGGAAAGCTTGTCTTGCTTATCATGGCGACAagaaagcaaagcacagagagaacacatCTCAGACAGCATCCAATATCCAGGGAAGAAAGGGTCTACTGCAATGTGACAAAGAGTCTCAGGAGTCACAGAAACCCTGCTTTCCAGAAGCACAAAAAGGGCTTTTTGCATTTCATTTGTTTTACTGCAGGGAAATATGAATTGTTTTGCCAGCTGTGACTTTATTTAAAGATTAGAAAACATCCTATGGCTTTTCAGACAGCAAGAGAAACAACAACATAGCTGTGAATACTAAACATAGACATAAAGCCTATCAGAAATAGCAGTAAAAGAGCTGAAACAAATTAATAAATAAGTGAGAGAACCTTTGCCTCCTTTACACTCGTTGCTGTTCTTGGGAGTGGCAGATTGTGAATATTATGAAGAGAATTTGAAGAATAATGGTTGAACCAACTGCAGAAAAAGATTAATTCAGGAGGAACCATTTCACTTGCTGAAGACTGGATCCCATCCTCTCAAGATCCAAGAAGCATCAGTCTGTGCAGACGCCAGCTAGTCAAAGGAAAGAGCGTTGAACTGTCCTGCAGAGAGAGTGCCAGCATTGTCTGGGGCCATGTCCTCGCTGctgacagggacactggggaaaTCCTGATCCTCATCGGGGACCTGGCCCACGGCGCAGTGCTGtgggggcaggctgggcaggatggGCTTGAGGAATCTGAACTCGCTGTTGCCCGAGCCCGTGGTGAGGCTGATCTCGTAGCAATAGGCGCGGGGCAGGGTCCCTGCAGCGGCCGCATCGGCCAGGCCGCTCTGCAAGGTGTCGGCAGCATAGAGCACAGGGCCAGCCTTCAGCTCCTTCCTCCTGCACACCTTGCGAGCCAGCAGCACTGCCGtggagatgaggaagaggagggagacaaagaCCAAGGCAATGATTAAATAGGTGGTCAGGGAGGCAGCAGCCTGATCCTCGCCGGCCGGGCTGCTGTGCGGGAGGCGCATGTCGGAGAAGTCCTTGAGCAGGAGAGCGCTGAGAGCTGCCgtggctgacagcgggggcttgCCATTGTCTCTGACCAGCACCACCAGCTTCTGCTTGACGCTGTCTCTCTCTGTCACCGGCCTCCTGAGACGCACCTCGCCGCTTTGCAGGCCCACGGAAAACAGGCCTGGGTCGGTGGCCCTGAGCAGGTGGTAGGAGAGCCACGAGTTCTGTCCCGAGTCGGCATCGACGGCCACCACTTTGCTGATGAGGTAGCCTGCCTCAGCCGACACGGGCACCAGCTCACTGGAGGCCGGGCCGCTCTCCTGGGCCGGGTAGAGCACGAGCGGGGCGTTGTCATTCTCGTCCAGCACCACCAGGCGCACGGTGACGTTGGCTCTCAGCGGAGGAGAGCCCGCGTCAGAGGCACTGACCGTCACCTCGGTCTGCCTCAAGCGCTCGTAGTCCAGGGGCCGCAGCACAAACACGTGTCCCTTCTCCGAGTTCACCGAGATGCAGGAGCACCAGGCCCGCTCTGGCccttgctctgctgccagggaatagGTCACCTTGGCATTCAGCCCCACGTCAGCATCTGCAGCGCTCACGGCTCCCACAAACACCGTGGGCACGTTGTTCTCACGCACGTACATGGTGTAGGAGGTCTGGTTGAAGACGGGGGCATTGTCATTGACGTCGGAGATGTCCACGGTGAAGGTGTGCGTGCTGGTGAGAGGAGGCAAGCCCGCATCTGCTGCCGTCACACTGAGGATGTACTGAGGCGTCTCCTCGCGGTCCAGCGCGCTCACTGTCACCAGCTCATAGTAATTCTTGTAGGCTGGCTGCAGGGAGAagaagagctgatcctgcagggcacaggagatCTTCCCGTTGGCACCAGAATCCCGGTCCCTGACCGTAAACAGGGCAACCACCGTGCCGGGCTCTGTGTTCTCGGGGAGGGGACTGCTGAAGGAACTGACCACCAGCTCTGGGGCATTGTCATTCACATCCACCACCTCCACCAACACCTTGCAGATTGCTGACAGCCCTCCACCATCTCTTGCCTTCACAATCAGCTCATGCACTTCTGCTGCTTCAAAGTCCAGAGGTTTTGTGAGTT
Encoded here:
- the LOC134424620 gene encoding protocadherin beta-15-like; translated protein: MALARQVLCVCALLGLPLAGAEPIRYSVAEEAESGSLVGELAEDAGLTPAQLSARRARLVSEDGRQHFRLERASGRLVVAGRLDREQLCAQSDTCMLPFELLLSNPLQFFRVEVTVKDINDHSPVFPEEQVTFEITEKSDPGSRFPLEAAQDLDIGSNTVQEYIITPENDYFRVSDESHITGTKYLELVLEKSLDREEQAEMSFSLIAMDRGSPPRSGTTQVKIVILDVNDNAPIFTQEEYLGQILENTPEGSVVLTVLAIDPDAGVNGDITYQLSQAVGQSDSAFVIDPITGEIKLTKPLDFEAAEVHELIVKARDGGGLSAICKVLVEVVDVNDNAPELVVSSFSSPLPENTEPGTVVALFTVRDRDSGANGKISCALQDQLFFSLQPAYKNYYELVTVSALDREETPQYILSVTAADAGLPPLTSTHTFTVDISDVNDNAPVFNQTSYTMYVRENNVPTVFVGAVSAADADVGLNAKVTYSLAAEQGPERAWCSCISVNSEKGHVFVLRPLDYERLRQTEVTVSASDAGSPPLRANVTVRLVVLDENDNAPLVLYPAQESGPASSELVPVSAEAGYLISKVVAVDADSGQNSWLSYHLLRATDPGLFSVGLQSGEVRLRRPVTERDSVKQKLVVLVRDNGKPPLSATAALSALLLKDFSDMRLPHSSPAGEDQAAASLTTYLIIALVFVSLLFLISTAVLLARKVCRRKELKAGPVLYAADTLQSGLADAAAAGTLPRAYCYEISLTTGSGNSEFRFLKPILPSLPPQHCAVGQVPDEDQDFPSVPVSSEDMAPDNAGTLSAGQFNALSFD